TTGGCATTCATGATCGCCTTTTCAATCAGAGGGATCAGTTTTGCCTCCCAGGGCTGCAGGGTGATGGTGCGCGGCTCGGGCACCGCCAGAGTGGCGACCTGGTTGACTGCTGTCGGGGTCCCGTAATAATCGATCTTTATGTCATCCAAAAGCGAGGTACTGGCCCTGCCGGTACGCACCTTCTGATACTCGCGACGAAGGGCATCTATGGTCTTTTCCATGTGGCTTTTTAAATTGGCGATGACATCCTTGGTCATTTTATTCTCCTTTTACAATGGTGCCGATAGTCTCGCCGCATACAACCTTCTTGACGTTGCCATGCGAGGTGATATCGAAAACAATGATGGGAAGGCTGTTGTCCATGCACAGCGATGTGGCGGTGGCATCCATGACCTGGAGCCCTTTCTTGAGAACATCGATATAGGTAAGCGTGGAGAACTTGACGGCATTCGGGTCTTTCTTGGGGTCAGAGGAATAAACACCGTCTACCTTGGTCCCTTTCAGGATTGCCTCAGCGCCGATCTCCATGGCCCTGAGACTGGCGGCCGTATCGGTGGTGAAATAGGGGTTGCCAGTGCCGGCACCAAAGATCACGACCCGGCCTTTCTCCAGATGCCTGATGGCACGCCTTCTGATGTAAGGTTCGGCAACCTCCTGCATGGCAATGGCTGACTGAACACGGGTATCGACACCAACCTTCTCAAGTGCATCCTGCATGGCAAGAGAGTTGATCACTGTTGCCAGCATCCCCATGTAATCGGCGCTGGCCCGGTCCATCCCCTTGGAAGATGCAGCCAGACCGCGGAAAATATTGCCGCCGCCGATAACCAGTGCCAGCTGGACACCGCACTCAACTACATCCTTTACCTCGCGGGCAATGCCTTCAATGGTCTTGGGATCAATGCCGTATCCCTGATCGCCGCCCAGTGCTTCGCCGGACAGCTTGAGGAGTACCCTCTTGAAAGTAGGCTTCATGATATCTCCCTGGTTCGTGTGGTGGCATCTGCTCAGCTAAAAATTGCCGCCAATGCAAAAAGAGCCGACCATCTGAATGGCCGGCTCCGGTCAGCAACTAGTT
This window of the Geoanaerobacter pelophilus genome carries:
- the pyrH gene encoding UMP kinase translates to MKPTFKRVLLKLSGEALGGDQGYGIDPKTIEGIAREVKDVVECGVQLALVIGGGNIFRGLAASSKGMDRASADYMGMLATVINSLAMQDALEKVGVDTRVQSAIAMQEVAEPYIRRRAIRHLEKGRVVIFGAGTGNPYFTTDTAASLRAMEIGAEAILKGTKVDGVYSSDPKKDPNAVKFSTLTYIDVLKKGLQVMDATATSLCMDNSLPIIVFDITSHGNVKKVVCGETIGTIVKGE